Proteins from a genomic interval of Massilia sp. KIM:
- a CDS encoding M1 family metallopeptidase — protein sequence MIRLPIGLAALCLAASAFAAAPFDDKFRQLDELLPTPGAIRTASGAPGHAYWQQRADYTIRATLDENRRALSGSGTITYYNNSPDTLKYLWLQLDQNIYKPDSDARQSATVASREAWAKPRSPEEGLKFDGMRSLLTAAEFPGGFNITAVKDSGGRALPYTINKTMMRVDLPQPLKPGARVSFSVDWNYNINEQKVLGGRSGYEKFDDKNDLFEIAQWFPRMAAYYDVYGWQHKQFLGAGEFTLEFGDYDVKITVPSDHIVASTGELQNPGEVLTAAQRERLAQARNAKKPVIIASQAEAEAREKQRASGTKTWHFKAKNVRDFAFATSRKFIWDAMGVKSGNLNVMAMSYYPKEGNPLWEKYSTQAIVHTIEQYNKYSFDYPYPTSISVNGPVGGMEYPMITFNGPRPVKDKKTGEITYSKRTKYGLIGVIIHEVGHNYFPMIVNSDERQWTWMDEGLNSFVQSLAQEAWEENWPEMRGEPRTITDYMKSRNQVPIMTNSESLLQFGNNAYAKPATALNILRETILGRELFDFAFREYSQRWKFKRPTPADFFRTMEDASGTDLDWFWRGWFYTTDAVDISVDGISEYTVGTKDPEIEKAWQRARKQAEPVSVTDQRNKGMVRRVDQHPELKDFYNENDDFTVTNKDRNKYAETMEGLEDWEKELLKSGKHLTLVDFSNKGGLVMPLILEIELKSGKKYIERIPAEVWRFSPEKITKLFVTDEPVVGLVQDPHWETADIDTSNNAWPRKAQPSRLELFKTEQNQNNLMKDFNTKLKTKEQREAAKDE from the coding sequence ATGATTCGTTTGCCCATTGGCCTGGCGGCCTTGTGCCTCGCCGCTTCGGCTTTCGCAGCAGCGCCTTTCGACGACAAGTTCCGCCAGCTCGATGAACTGCTCCCGACTCCGGGGGCGATCCGCACCGCCTCCGGCGCGCCGGGCCATGCCTACTGGCAGCAGCGCGCCGACTACACGATCCGCGCCACCCTCGACGAGAACCGCCGCGCGCTGAGCGGATCGGGCACGATCACCTACTACAACAATTCCCCGGATACCCTCAAGTACCTCTGGCTGCAGCTCGACCAGAACATCTACAAGCCGGATTCGGACGCGCGCCAGAGCGCCACCGTGGCTTCGCGCGAAGCCTGGGCCAAGCCGCGCAGCCCGGAAGAGGGCCTGAAGTTCGACGGCATGCGCTCGCTGCTCACCGCCGCCGAGTTCCCGGGCGGCTTCAACATCACCGCCGTCAAGGACAGCGGCGGCCGCGCCCTGCCCTACACCATCAACAAGACCATGATGCGGGTCGACCTGCCGCAGCCGCTCAAGCCCGGCGCGCGGGTCTCGTTCAGCGTCGACTGGAACTACAACATCAACGAGCAGAAGGTGCTCGGCGGCCGCTCGGGCTACGAGAAGTTCGACGACAAGAACGACCTGTTCGAGATCGCCCAGTGGTTCCCGCGCATGGCGGCCTACTACGACGTGTATGGCTGGCAGCACAAGCAGTTCCTGGGCGCCGGCGAATTCACGCTAGAGTTCGGCGACTACGACGTCAAGATCACCGTGCCGAGCGACCACATCGTGGCCTCGACCGGCGAGCTGCAAAACCCGGGCGAGGTCTTGACCGCCGCCCAGCGCGAGCGCCTGGCCCAGGCCCGCAACGCCAAAAAGCCGGTGATCATCGCCAGCCAGGCCGAAGCCGAGGCGCGCGAGAAGCAGCGCGCCAGCGGCACCAAGACCTGGCACTTCAAGGCCAAGAACGTGCGCGACTTCGCCTTCGCCACCAGCCGCAAGTTCATCTGGGACGCGATGGGCGTCAAGAGCGGCAACCTGAACGTGATGGCGATGTCCTACTATCCGAAGGAAGGCAACCCGCTGTGGGAGAAGTATTCGACCCAGGCGATCGTCCACACCATCGAGCAGTACAACAAGTATTCCTTCGACTACCCCTACCCGACCTCGATCTCGGTGAACGGCCCGGTGGGCGGCATGGAATACCCGATGATCACCTTTAACGGTCCGCGCCCGGTGAAGGACAAGAAGACCGGCGAGATCACCTATTCCAAGCGCACCAAGTACGGCCTGATCGGCGTGATCATCCACGAAGTGGGCCACAACTACTTCCCGATGATCGTCAACTCCGACGAGCGCCAATGGACCTGGATGGACGAGGGCCTGAACTCCTTCGTGCAGTCGCTGGCCCAGGAAGCCTGGGAAGAGAACTGGCCGGAGATGCGCGGCGAGCCGCGCACCATCACGGACTACATGAAGAGCCGTAACCAGGTGCCGATCATGACCAACTCGGAGTCCCTGCTCCAGTTCGGCAACAACGCCTACGCCAAGCCGGCGACCGCCCTGAACATCCTGCGCGAGACCATCCTCGGCCGCGAGCTGTTCGACTTCGCCTTCCGCGAATACTCGCAGCGCTGGAAGTTCAAGCGCCCGACCCCGGCCGACTTCTTCCGCACCATGGAAGACGCCTCGGGCACGGACCTCGACTGGTTCTGGCGCGGCTGGTTCTACACCACCGACGCGGTGGACATCAGCGTGGACGGCATCAGCGAATACACGGTCGGCACCAAGGACCCGGAAATCGAGAAAGCCTGGCAGCGCGCGCGCAAGCAGGCCGAACCCGTGTCGGTCACCGACCAGCGCAACAAGGGCATGGTCCGTCGCGTCGACCAGCATCCGGAGCTGAAGGACTTCTACAACGAGAACGACGACTTCACGGTCACCAACAAGGACCGCAACAAGTACGCCGAGACCATGGAAGGCCTCGAGGACTGGGAAAAGGAACTGCTCAAGTCGGGCAAGCACCTGACCCTGGTCGACTTCAGCAACAAGGGTGGCCTGGTGATGCCGCTGATCCTCGAGATCGAACTCAAGAGCGGCAAGAAGTACATCGAGCGCATCCCGGCCGAAGTGTGGCGCTTCTCGCCCGAGAAAATCACCAAGCTGTTCGTGACCGACGAGCCGGTGGTGGGCCTGGTGCAGGACCCGCACTGGGAGACCGCCGACATCGACACCAGCAACAACGCCTGGCCGCGCAAGGCCCAGCCTTCGCGCCTGGAACTGTTCAAGACCGAGCAGAACCAGAACAACCTGATGAAGGACTTCAACACCAAGCTGAAGACCAAGGAGCAGCGAGAGGCAGCGAAAGACGAGTAA
- a CDS encoding M1 family metallopeptidase: MTNKHLQASLATLTLGLLVGLSSTAVAAPAIEDKFRQLDELLPTANEYRTASGAPGHAYWQQRADYRIRVSLDEAKRAISGNGTVTYHNNSPDTLSYLWVQLDQNMFRADSDNRAIATLPSRDAWQARGNDGVKFEALRFQLASRAFEGGIAIHGVTDSDGRKLPHVINKTMMRIDLPQPMKPGSRFSFNVSWSFNIPEMNVLGRRMGFERFDKDDKNDLFEIAQFFPRMAAYYDVKGWQNKQYMGDGEFTLEFGDYEVEITVPGDHIVASTGELQNPGEVLTAAQRERLAQARKAKKPVIIATQLEAEAREKQRAAGTKTWRFKAKNVRDFAFASSRKFIWDAQGIKSGDTEVMAMSYYPKEGNPLWERYSTQAIVHTIEQYNKYSFDYPYPTAISVNGPVGGMEYPMISFNGPRPVKDKKTGEITYSKSTKYGLISVIIHEVGHNYFPMIVNSDERQWTWMDEGLNSFLQFLAEQAWEEDYPGRRGEARDIAAYMRSTNQVPIMTNAESTLQRGNNAYAKPATALNVLRESILGRELFDFAFKEYAERWKFKRPTPADFFRTMEDASGTDLDWFWRGWFYTTDPVDVSVDGISAYTVGTKDPEIEKAWQRARKQAEPVSVTDQRNKGMVRRVDQHPELKDFYNENDDFTVTNKDRNKYAETVEGLEDWEKELLKSGKHLTLVDFSNKGGLVTPLIVEIELKSGKKIVERIPAEVWRFSPKQVTKLFVTDEPIVGLVQDPYWETADIDQNNNAWPRKPVPSRLELFKTEQDQNNLMRDFRTPLKKPAAKAAEKPAEKATP, translated from the coding sequence ATGACCAACAAGCACCTGCAGGCAAGCCTTGCCACCCTGACCCTCGGCCTCCTCGTCGGCCTGAGCTCGACCGCCGTCGCCGCGCCGGCCATCGAGGACAAGTTCCGCCAGCTCGACGAGCTGCTGCCGACCGCGAACGAATACCGCACCGCTTCGGGCGCGCCGGGTCACGCCTACTGGCAGCAGCGGGCCGACTACCGCATCCGCGTGAGCCTGGACGAGGCCAAACGCGCCATCAGCGGCAACGGGACCGTCACCTACCACAACAACTCGCCGGACACCCTGTCCTACCTGTGGGTGCAACTGGACCAGAACATGTTTCGCGCCGATTCGGACAACCGCGCCATCGCCACCCTGCCCTCGCGCGATGCCTGGCAGGCGCGCGGCAACGACGGCGTCAAGTTCGAGGCCCTGCGCTTCCAGCTCGCCTCGCGCGCGTTCGAAGGCGGCATCGCCATCCACGGCGTCACCGACAGCGACGGGCGCAAGCTGCCCCACGTGATCAACAAGACCATGATGCGCATCGACCTGCCGCAGCCGATGAAACCGGGCTCGCGCTTCTCGTTCAACGTGTCCTGGAGCTTCAACATCCCCGAGATGAACGTGCTGGGCCGCCGCATGGGCTTCGAGCGCTTCGACAAGGACGACAAGAACGACCTGTTCGAGATCGCCCAGTTCTTCCCGCGCATGGCCGCCTATTACGACGTGAAGGGCTGGCAGAACAAGCAGTACATGGGCGACGGCGAATTCACGCTGGAGTTCGGCGACTACGAAGTCGAGATCACGGTCCCGGGCGACCATATCGTGGCATCGACCGGCGAGCTGCAGAACCCCGGCGAAGTGCTCACCGCGGCCCAGCGCGAGCGCCTCGCCCAGGCCCGCAAGGCCAAGAAGCCGGTGATCATCGCCACCCAGCTTGAGGCCGAAGCGCGCGAAAAGCAGCGCGCGGCCGGCACCAAGACCTGGCGCTTCAAGGCGAAGAACGTGCGCGATTTCGCCTTCGCCTCCAGCCGCAAGTTCATCTGGGACGCCCAGGGCATCAAGAGCGGCGACACCGAGGTGATGGCGATGTCCTATTACCCGAAAGAGGGCAACCCGCTGTGGGAACGCTACTCGACCCAGGCCATCGTCCACACCATCGAGCAGTACAACAAGTACTCCTTCGACTACCCCTACCCGACCGCGATCTCGGTCAACGGCCCGGTAGGCGGCATGGAATACCCGATGATCTCCTTCAACGGCCCGCGCCCGGTCAAGGACAAGAAGACCGGCGAGATCACCTATTCGAAGAGCACCAAATATGGCCTGATCAGCGTGATCATCCACGAGGTCGGCCACAACTACTTCCCCATGATCGTCAACTCCGACGAGCGCCAGTGGACCTGGATGGACGAGGGCCTGAACTCCTTCCTGCAGTTCCTGGCCGAGCAGGCCTGGGAAGAGGATTATCCGGGCCGCCGCGGCGAGGCGCGCGACATCGCCGCCTACATGCGCAGCACCAACCAGGTCCCGATCATGACCAATGCCGAATCGACCCTCCAGCGCGGCAACAACGCCTACGCCAAGCCGGCCACCGCCCTGAACGTGCTGCGCGAATCCATCCTGGGCCGCGAGCTGTTCGACTTCGCCTTCAAGGAATACGCCGAGCGCTGGAAATTCAAGCGCCCGACGCCGGCCGACTTCTTCCGCACCATGGAAGACGCCTCGGGCACGGACCTCGACTGGTTCTGGCGCGGCTGGTTCTACACCACCGACCCGGTGGACGTGAGCGTGGACGGCATCAGCGCATACACGGTCGGCACCAAGGACCCGGAAATCGAAAAGGCCTGGCAGCGCGCGCGCAAGCAGGCCGAACCCGTGTCGGTGACGGACCAGCGCAACAAGGGCATGGTGCGCCGCGTCGACCAGCATCCGGAACTGAAGGACTTCTACAACGAGAACGACGACTTCACGGTCACCAACAAGGACCGCAACAAGTATGCCGAGACCGTGGAAGGCCTGGAAGACTGGGAAAAGGAACTGCTCAAGTCGGGCAAGCACCTGACCCTGGTCGACTTCAGCAACAAGGGCGGCCTGGTCACCCCGCTGATCGTCGAGATCGAACTCAAGAGCGGCAAGAAGATCGTCGAGCGCATCCCGGCCGAGGTATGGCGCTTTTCGCCCAAACAGGTCACCAAGCTGTTCGTGACCGACGAGCCGATCGTCGGCCTGGTGCAGGATCCGTACTGGGAGACCGCCGACATCGACCAGAACAACAACGCCTGGCCGCGCAAGCCGGTGCCCTCGCGCCTGGAACTGTTCAAGACCGAGCAGGACCAGAACAACCTGATGCGCGACTTCCGCACCCCGCTCAAGAAGCCGGCTGCGAAGGCGGCTGAGAAGCCGGCTGAGAAGGCCACGCCATGA
- a CDS encoding ATP-binding protein: MPDEVYSHVSEIQAIGAVPRILETVAALTGLRFVCIAHVTATSWTTCAVHDRLDFGLRPGDGLDIDTTICREVHETRLPVIIDSVRHSERYRDHHTPRMYGFQSYFSIPIFRPDGFYFGTLCGIDPEPARLSEEATVSALTLFAELISHQLESERSLREARTALFSERETAELREQFIAVLGHDLRTPLSAILSGSAVLAHKVQDPAARQVVERIASSARRIAGLVDDVVDFTRGRMGSGIALELREHHDIGAVLEQVVDELRGVHPGRRIESAIAASLTLRCDARRLAQLLSNLLKNALLHGDAQQPIQVRAAVEGPSFVLQVSNEGPELSPGTIAQLFKPYWRASSRPGSEGLGLGLYIVDQIATGHGGAIRVTSEAGRTSFTFSMPTT, translated from the coding sequence ATGCCGGACGAGGTCTACAGCCATGTCAGCGAGATCCAGGCCATCGGCGCGGTCCCGCGCATCCTGGAGACCGTCGCCGCCCTGACCGGCCTGCGCTTCGTCTGCATCGCCCACGTCACGGCGACCTCCTGGACCACCTGCGCCGTGCACGACCGGCTCGACTTCGGCCTGCGCCCGGGCGACGGCCTCGACATCGACACCACCATCTGCCGCGAGGTGCACGAGACGCGCCTGCCGGTGATCATCGACAGCGTGCGCCACAGCGAGCGCTATCGCGACCACCATACGCCGCGGATGTACGGCTTCCAAAGCTACTTCTCGATCCCGATCTTCCGTCCCGACGGCTTTTATTTCGGCACCCTGTGCGGCATCGACCCGGAGCCGGCGCGCCTGAGCGAGGAAGCCACCGTCTCGGCCCTGACCCTGTTCGCCGAGCTGATTTCGCACCAGCTCGAATCCGAGCGCTCCCTGCGCGAGGCGCGCACCGCGCTGTTCTCCGAACGCGAGACCGCCGAGCTGCGCGAGCAGTTCATCGCGGTGCTCGGTCACGACCTGCGCACCCCGCTGTCGGCCATCCTGAGCGGCAGCGCCGTGCTCGCGCACAAGGTGCAGGACCCGGCCGCGCGCCAGGTGGTCGAACGGATCGCCTCCAGCGCGCGCCGGATCGCCGGGCTGGTCGACGACGTGGTCGATTTCACGCGCGGACGCATGGGCTCGGGCATCGCGCTCGAGCTGCGCGAGCACCACGACATCGGCGCGGTGCTGGAACAGGTGGTGGACGAGCTGCGCGGCGTGCATCCGGGGCGCCGCATCGAGAGCGCGATCGCGGCCTCCCTCACCCTGCGCTGCGACGCCAGGCGCCTGGCCCAGCTGCTGTCCAACCTGCTCAAGAACGCGCTGCTGCACGGCGACGCGCAGCAGCCGATCCAGGTGCGCGCCGCGGTCGAGGGGCCGAGCTTCGTGCTCCAGGTAAGCAACGAGGGGCCGGAATTGAGCCCGGGCACCATCGCCCAGCTGTTCAAGCCCTATTGGCGGGCGTCCTCGCGCCCGGGCAGCGAGGGCCTGGGCCTCGGACTGTACATCGTCGACCAGATCGCCACCGGCCACGGCGGCGCGATCCGCGTCACCTCGGAAGCGGGGCGCACCAGCTTCACCTTCAGCATGCCGACCACCTGA
- a CDS encoding tubulin-like doman-containing protein: MAEFPNPSALNPKTELKVDLRPTLFIGAGGTGMEVMMRIRRRILSAVWNRHQPTRVESIGDFPVARFLHFDLDNNAVIDEGKSQRTDPWYELVRLSDEERLVEPLDLPQYHESDDSLARFPLIENWMPLRPKKLRSLGIDPSKGAGQIRALARLYLFDKYPKLRGRIKGALNFLSSNAGIERKENYQRLGLQVDTSKFRIVVIASCAGGTGAGSVIDLGWLAKAIARQEVSDSQVDLVLLMPSGFAKANKERTEANAYATLMELETAMRDMNARVHWMEPDSIAGSGAPYDDVYFVDTANLANKATLDVKDVYQMVADTLFEDFASADFANRKRSVAVNQQQHKLGPYNPKVPEQRFGDMRLSYSKVYSSFGQAVLDTQQSLHEDIRAYELAGLMVKAFFGLVSADGTAARRAGDAERDSFMREQMDMAERPFDEFPDFRKGTVDVTAFPEYTLTHTLLLDRDGRSLLERVESKVQLEVDRIMASYDIKLWREKVAELLPNLERDAIREAGATAETSEDRIKRHTGELTARLKTRVRDRLYALLDDRKQGGLEFVLSLLEQVKARLLQRDLGNAERNGRRYRDIRDALRTRQVEESLNNLSQAAGRLFGKEPQAREVMNHLKRDIADYLRFHLLAVSAGQAIEVMRNLSAWLGDPQSTDEQGNAQWSGVAGEFQEGRRQVQAMLAAADQRIGQLRADARQEHATYIKLAGEGVPPPLRLTGDVSAWSEEVLLEFGGSARLFPQLGDERLRSQLLLKLFRRAQLQLSSQELARPEPVDPLLERLGALSPQERQRVFAEWIRSAMPWVNARFSAEFTPAADQFKCFIGVGDVGQWRKMEAEIRAAVPTGYFHGDLVSIVNTGMHGRAVCYIELSGYPMTVLRGLPTWRASYQIENPKIPTHLHFDATRFRHPISPSMDELNRLADDYEWFLQAIALGVIRRKPDLGDREASFQPRGQYVFEVEPGSGEWLQIGNEYAIRSNGLPPYYREQVIAAVQSRLANMGPQQMALLATLMRHYQLRVYEPRLEVDETGAQLPSPSLPNITARRLYDQWIRRAQAADPGLSPVQIEAALANIGLWTETVLGSAGDAYSWEVERPVDKRVILPEVLAGEDRAGEVLQRKAAPQAAMPAAGAGRYKLFVNGAQRGPYTVAEIAQQAARGEIDHATRAWDMRWNPKQDTWSTVGALPELAAVLGEAIPDPDDGIPDPQ, from the coding sequence ATGGCAGAATTCCCCAACCCTTCCGCCCTCAACCCCAAGACCGAACTCAAGGTCGACCTGCGCCCCACGCTCTTCATCGGCGCCGGCGGCACCGGCATGGAAGTCATGATGCGCATCCGCCGCCGCATCCTGTCGGCGGTGTGGAACCGCCACCAGCCGACCCGGGTCGAGTCCATCGGCGACTTCCCGGTGGCGCGCTTCCTGCACTTCGACCTCGACAACAATGCGGTGATCGACGAGGGCAAATCGCAGCGCACCGACCCGTGGTACGAACTGGTGCGCCTGTCGGACGAGGAACGCCTGGTCGAACCGCTCGACCTGCCGCAGTACCACGAATCGGACGACAGCCTGGCGCGCTTCCCGCTGATCGAGAACTGGATGCCGCTGCGCCCCAAGAAGCTGCGTTCGCTGGGCATCGACCCCTCCAAGGGCGCGGGCCAGATCCGCGCGCTGGCGCGGCTCTACCTGTTCGACAAATACCCCAAGCTGCGCGGCCGCATCAAGGGCGCGCTGAACTTCCTGAGCAGTAACGCCGGCATCGAGCGCAAGGAGAATTACCAGCGGCTCGGCCTGCAGGTCGACACCTCCAAGTTCCGCATCGTCGTCATCGCCTCCTGCGCCGGCGGCACCGGCGCCGGCAGCGTGATCGACCTGGGCTGGTTGGCCAAGGCGATCGCGCGCCAGGAGGTCTCGGACAGCCAGGTCGACCTGGTGCTGCTCATGCCTTCGGGCTTCGCCAAGGCCAACAAGGAGCGCACCGAGGCCAATGCCTACGCCACCCTGATGGAGCTGGAGACGGCGATGCGCGACATGAACGCGCGCGTGCACTGGATGGAGCCGGACAGCATCGCCGGCAGCGGCGCGCCCTACGACGACGTGTATTTCGTCGACACCGCCAACCTCGCCAACAAGGCCACGCTCGACGTCAAGGACGTCTACCAGATGGTGGCCGACACCCTGTTCGAGGACTTCGCTTCGGCCGATTTCGCCAACCGCAAGCGCTCGGTGGCGGTCAACCAGCAGCAGCACAAGCTCGGCCCCTACAATCCGAAGGTGCCGGAGCAGCGCTTCGGCGACATGCGCCTGTCCTATTCCAAGGTCTATTCCAGCTTCGGCCAGGCGGTGCTCGACACCCAGCAAAGCCTGCATGAGGACATCCGCGCCTACGAGCTGGCCGGCCTGATGGTGAAAGCCTTCTTCGGCCTGGTATCGGCCGACGGCACGGCCGCGCGCCGCGCCGGCGACGCCGAGCGCGACAGCTTCATGCGCGAGCAGATGGACATGGCCGAGCGTCCCTTCGACGAGTTCCCCGACTTCCGCAAGGGAACGGTCGACGTCACCGCCTTCCCCGAGTACACGCTCACCCACACCCTGCTGCTGGACCGCGACGGCCGTTCGCTGCTGGAGCGGGTCGAGAGCAAGGTGCAGCTCGAGGTCGACCGCATCATGGCTTCCTACGACATCAAGCTGTGGCGCGAGAAGGTGGCCGAGCTGCTGCCCAACCTCGAGCGCGACGCAATCCGCGAGGCCGGCGCCACCGCCGAGACCAGCGAAGACCGCATCAAGCGCCACACCGGCGAACTGACGGCGCGCCTGAAGACCAGGGTGCGCGACCGTTTGTATGCGCTGCTCGACGACCGCAAGCAGGGCGGGCTGGAATTCGTGCTCTCGCTGCTGGAGCAGGTCAAGGCGCGCCTGCTGCAGCGCGACCTCGGCAACGCCGAGCGCAATGGACGGCGCTACCGGGACATCCGCGACGCCCTGCGCACCCGTCAGGTCGAGGAATCGCTCAACAACCTGTCGCAGGCCGCCGGCCGCCTGTTCGGCAAGGAGCCCCAGGCGCGCGAGGTGATGAACCACCTCAAGCGCGACATCGCCGACTACCTGCGCTTCCACCTGCTGGCGGTGAGCGCCGGCCAGGCGATCGAGGTGATGCGCAACCTGTCGGCCTGGCTGGGCGACCCGCAGAGCACCGACGAGCAGGGCAACGCCCAGTGGAGCGGCGTCGCCGGCGAATTCCAGGAGGGCAGGCGCCAGGTCCAGGCCATGCTGGCGGCGGCCGACCAGCGCATCGGCCAGCTGCGCGCCGACGCGCGCCAAGAGCACGCCACCTACATCAAGCTGGCGGGGGAGGGCGTCCCGCCGCCGCTGCGCCTGACGGGCGACGTCAGCGCCTGGAGCGAAGAGGTGCTGCTCGAATTCGGCGGCTCGGCGCGCCTGTTCCCGCAGCTGGGCGACGAGCGCCTGCGCTCGCAATTGCTGCTCAAGCTGTTCCGCCGCGCCCAGCTCCAGCTATCCAGCCAGGAGCTGGCCCGGCCGGAGCCGGTCGACCCGCTGCTGGAGCGCCTCGGGGCCTTGTCGCCGCAGGAGCGCCAGCGCGTGTTCGCCGAGTGGATACGCAGCGCCATGCCCTGGGTGAACGCGCGCTTCTCGGCCGAGTTCACGCCCGCCGCCGACCAGTTCAAGTGCTTCATCGGCGTGGGCGACGTCGGCCAGTGGCGCAAGATGGAAGCCGAGATCCGCGCCGCCGTGCCGACCGGGTACTTCCACGGCGACCTGGTCTCGATCGTCAACACCGGCATGCACGGGCGCGCCGTCTGCTACATCGAGCTGTCGGGCTACCCGATGACGGTGCTGCGCGGCCTGCCGACCTGGCGCGCCTCCTACCAGATCGAGAACCCGAAGATCCCGACCCACCTGCATTTCGACGCCACCCGCTTCCGCCACCCGATCTCGCCCTCGATGGATGAACTCAACCGGCTGGCCGACGACTACGAGTGGTTCCTGCAGGCGATCGCGCTGGGCGTCATCCGCCGCAAGCCCGACCTGGGCGACCGCGAAGCCAGCTTCCAGCCGCGCGGGCAGTACGTGTTCGAGGTCGAGCCGGGGTCCGGCGAGTGGCTACAGATCGGCAACGAATACGCGATCCGCTCCAACGGCCTGCCGCCCTACTACCGCGAGCAGGTGATCGCGGCGGTGCAATCGCGCCTGGCGAACATGGGGCCGCAGCAGATGGCCCTCCTGGCCACCCTGATGCGCCACTACCAGCTGCGGGTCTACGAGCCGCGCCTGGAAGTCGACGAGACCGGCGCGCAGCTGCCTTCGCCCTCGCTGCCCAACATCACCGCGCGCCGCCTCTACGACCAGTGGATCCGGCGCGCCCAGGCGGCCGACCCGGGGCTGTCGCCGGTCCAGATCGAGGCGGCGCTGGCCAACATCGGCCTGTGGACCGAGACCGTGCTCGGTTCCGCGGGCGACGCCTACAGCTGGGAAGTCGAGCGTCCGGTCGACAAGCGCGTGATCCTGCCCGAGGTGCTGGCCGGCGAGGACAGGGCGGGCGAGGTCCTGCAGCGCAAGGCCGCGCCGCAAGCCGCCATGCCGGCGGCGGGCGCGGGCCGTTACAAGCTGTTCGTGAACGGCGCCCAGCGCGGACCATACACGGTGGCCGAGATCGCCCAGCAGGCGGCGCGCGGCGAGATCGACCACGCCACCCGCGCCTGGGACATGCGCTGGAACCCGAAGCAGGACACCTGGAGCACGGTGGGCGCGCTGCCGGAACTGGCGGCCGTGCTGGGCGAGGCGATCCCCGACCCCGACGACGGCATTCCGGACCCGCAGTAA